GTCGCCGAGCGCGATCGACAGCGTGGCGGCAAAATCGAACGGCCAGTGCCGGTCGGCCTGGTGCTGCAAGCCCAGCACGACGTGCGCGGCATGTTGTTCGATCACGCGCCAGGGCCGTTGCCAGCCCACGCCATGCAGGCTGTGCGCTTCGCCCGGGTGCGGCGGCAGCGGTTGCGCTCCCGGCAAACGGCCGTGCGCGATGCGGTTGGCGTACGGCACCATGGGAAAACACGCGACCTTGCCGTCGGGCGCATGCAGCAACGCATTGCCGCGCCATTGCCAGGCGCCGATGGCCGCACCTATCGCGGGCAACAAGCGCGCGGTACTGTCGCCGCAGTGGAGTTCGATCGCTTCCAGGACAAAACCTTTCAAATGATGGGGCCGGTCGATTATACGGTCGGCACCGGGCCGCGAGCCATGCTGCTTTGTCATGCTTCGCAGCAGGAATGGCATGGCCCAAGGTCGCTGCTGCCCAGCTTTCCTTTGTAAAATCGCGGACGAAGTAAATTCCCAAAATAAAGAGACGAACAGCAAAGGACAGAGGAATGATGCATGGAATAGAACAGCCGGTTGCCGGCAGCACAACCACAGCCCCACCGCCCGCCTCCACCACCACCTTGTGGCTGGCGGCGGCCGTATCCGCCCTGGGCGGGCTGCTGTTCGGCTACGACTGGGTCGTGATCGGCGGCGCCAAGCCGTTTTACGAGGCTTGGTTCCAGCTGGTGTCGCCGGCGCAGCAGGCGTGGGCCGTCAGTTGCGCGCTGGTCGGCTGCCTGGTGGGCGCGATCGGCTCGGGCTGGATCAGCGACAGGCTGGGCCGCCGGCGCGGCCTGTTGATTGCGGCGGTGATTTTTGCCGTGTCATCGGTGGGCACCGGCTGGGCCGGCTCGTTCGACGGCTTTATCGCCTGGCGCATGATCGGCGGCGTGGCCATCGGCCTGGCAGCCGGGCTGTCACCGGTGTACATCGCCGAAATCGCCCCGGCGGCAATACGCGGCCGGATGGTCTGCCTGAACCAGATCGCCATCGTGCTTGGCATTCTCGGCGCGCAAATCGTCAACCTGTTGATCGCCGAACCGGTACCGGCCGGCGCCACCGCCGCCCAGCTGGCCGCCAGCTGGAACGGCGCCACCGGCTGGCGCTGGATGTTTGCCGCTGCTGCCGTGCCGGCGGTCGCCTTCCTGCTTGGCTGCCTCCTGATCCCGGAGAGCCCGCGCTGGCTGGCCGGCCGTGGCCGCAACGACGATGCGCTGGCAGCGCTGCACAAGCTGGGCGGCGCCGACTATGCGCGCGGCGCCATGCACGACATCCGTACCGCGCTGGGCGCATCGAGGGGCCGCAGCTTGCAGCAGGTGCTGGCCGAGCCGCGTTTTGCCCGCGTGCTGGTGATCGGCGTCGTGCTGGCCGTATTGCAGCAATGGTGCGGCATCAACGTGATTTTCAATTATGCCCAGGAGATTTTCGCCTCGGCCGGCTACGCCGTGTCGGACATGCTGTTCAACATCGTCATCACCGGCGTGGTCAACTGCGTGTTCGCGCTGGTGGCGCTGGCAACCGTCGAGCGCTGGGGCCGCCGCCGGCTGATGCTGCTCGGCTGCGCCGGCCTGTTCGTGATCTACCTGGCGCTGGGCGCCTGCTACCTGGCCGGCTGGCAGGGCTGGCCAATGCTGCTGCTGGTGGTGACCGCGATTGCCGTGTACTCGATGACGCTGGCGCCGGTGACCTGGGTGGCGCTGTCCGAAATCTTCCCGCAGGAAGTGCGCGGCGCGTGCATGGCGGTGGCCACCACGGCGCTGTGGGCCGCGTGCTTCCTGCTGACCTACACCTTCCCGTTGATCAACGCCGCCATGGGCACCGGCATGACGTTCTGGCTGTACGCGGGGATCTGCCTGGCGGGGTTTGTCTTCGTGCTGCGCAAATTGCCGGAGACGCGCGGCAAGAGCCTGGAACAGATCGAGCAAGGCTGGCGTTGAGTTCAACGTAAAAGGCCAAGATTATTTACTGTTCCGCCACCAGGCTTACATCATCGACCTTGAGCCACTGACCATCGCTGCCCTCCGAATACAAGCCGATCTGCACGCTGCCGTTCTTGACGTCCACGTTGGGCACGCTGACCTCGGTCCACGCGGTACGGGCCGTTTCGAGCGTGATGGCCGCTTCCGGCCCGCCGTGGCCGTAGGCGTACAGCCGCGCCACCTTTTGGCCGCCGCTGCCCTTTATCCACGCCTTGAGCGTGTAGCGGCCGTTCGGCAATGTGACGTTCTGCACCGCGCTGCCCATCGTGTGCTGGTCGTGCGCCAGCGTCAGCGCCCAGCGGCCGGTGCGGCTGTCCAGCACGTTGACGGTGGGGCTCGGCCCTTTCAGGTTGGTCCAGCTGACCACCCAGCCGGTAACGCCGGTCTGCGCCACGCGGTCGGCCTCGAAGCCGGGATTGAGCACGTAGTTGTTGCCCTTGCCCACCTGCCAGGTGCCGCGCCTGGCGTCGAGCGAGAATTCGCTGAGCGAGTTGAATACCGGCGCCGTTCCCTTGAAGGTGAGCGGCACCCAGATGTTGTAACCATTGCCGTTGCCGGCGTAATTGCTCCAGCGGTCGCCGGCAAACAGCACCATACCCTGCTTGCCGCCGGCAACGGCAATGAAAAAGCCGTTTTGCGAGACGTGCGAGAAGTCGTTTTCCGTGCCCTTGATCAGGCGCTCGGGCGTGTAGGGGCCGTCGATGCTGGTCGACGTCATGTAATAGCTGCGCGAGGCATTCCAGCCGTGCAGCTCCGACGAGCAGAAATAATACAGGCCGTTGTGCTTGAACATGGCATTGCCTTCGCGCCCGCCAGCCGGCGCCTGGTGCACCAGCTTGGCCGGACCCACCTGCAAGAAGTCGCTGGCGCGCAGCGGCGCCACGTACAGGTGGCGCCGCTCGCCGGAATTGCTGAAGATCAGGTAAGGCTGGCCGTCGTCGTCGATGAACACGGTCTGGTCGCCGGTGGCCGCGCCGTTGACATTGGCCACTTGCGTTTGCAGGTTGTCGTATTTGAAAGGGCCGGTGGGCGTATCGCTGGTGGCGAACAGCACGCCGTTACCGGCGCTCTTGCTGCCGTACTGGGTGATCAGCACGTATTTTTTGGTGCGCTGGTGGTAGACCACGCCCAACCGACCGAGCCAGGCATCGCGCTCGAAGATCTTGCCGGGGGCCGCCACCTTGATTACTTCGCCCTCGCTGGTCCAGTTGACCAGGTCGGTCGATGAGTAGGCGGTCACCGCGTTGAATCTGGTCGCGGAGCCGTCAGGCTTGCGGGTAGCGATATAGCCGACCGCTTCCTCGTACTTGACGCCATACCAGTAGTATTTGTCGCCCACCTTGAGCACGCCGCCGCCCTGCGAATAGATCGGCGCGCCGCTGGTATCGCGCCAGAAGTCGCCGTTGCGGATGGTGCGATTCGCCGCAGCAGCAGCAACGGCGGTGGCGGTGGCAGCGGCGGCGACCGGCGTATCGGCGGTAGCCGCCATGACCGGTCCGGTGCCGGCCGTGCCGCCCACGGCCAGCGCCAGCAGCAAGCCGGGCAACCAGCGGGGACTGGTTGTGCTTCGGGATATCGGATACCGCATCAGTCTCTCCTCGTTGTTATCCGGGAAATTCTAGCGGAGGACGGCCTGCTCGGCTATGCCGGATCGGGCTACAGCCATGTCAAAACCGGCATGGCCGGTGTTTAATCACCGATCTGAGCGAAACAGCTGCTTGTACTGCGACGGCTGGCACCGCAGGTACTGGCTGGCAGCGTGCACCTGCGCGCCCAGCGCGGCAGCCGCGTGCCATGGCCAGCGCGGGTCGTACAGGATGGTGCGCGCCAGCGCCACCAGGTCGGCGTCGCCGTTGGCGACGATCGCTTCGGCATGCAGCGGTTCGGTGATCAGGCCCACGGCCACCACCGGAATCTGCACCACGTTTTTGATGGCGCGCGCCAGCGGCACCTGGTAGCCGGGGCCGACCGGAATATCCTGGTCCCGATGCAGGCCGCCGCTCGAGACGTGGATCGCATCGGCGCCATGGTCCTCGAACATTTTCGACACGGCCTGCGCTTCTTCGACGGTAAAGCCACCCGGCACCCAGTCGGTGGCCGAGATGCGCACGCTGACGGCGCGATCTGGCGGGAACGCCGCGCGTACCGCGTCGAACACCTCGAGCGGAAAGCGCGCGCGGTTGTCCAGCGCACCGCCGTATTCGTCGGTGCGCAGGTTCGATAACGGCGAAAGGAACTGGTGCAGCAGGTAGCCGTGCGCGGCGTGGATCTGGATCACGTCGATACCGAGGTCGGCAGCGCGGCGCGCAGCGGCAGCAAAGCCGTCGCGGATGCGGCGCAGACCTGCGTGGTCGAGCGCCGCCGGGGCAACGTAATCATCATGAAACGCTACCGCCGACGGCGCCACCGTGGCCCAGCCATCGGGCTGGCCCGGGGCGATCTGGGCGCCGCCATCCCACGGCTTCTGAGTGGAAGCCTTGCGGCCGGCGTGGTTCAGTTGCACCGCAACCGGCATGGCGGACCAGTGCCGGATCGAGTCGATCACGCGGCCCATGGCGGCCTGGGTAGCGTCATCGTACAGGCCCACGTCGCCATAGCTGATGCGTCCTTCGGGCAGCACTGCGGTCGCCTCGATGGTGAGCAGCGCCGCGCCCGATTGCGCCAGCTGGCCCAGGTGCATCTGGTGCCAGTCGGTCATGCAACCATCGACGGCCGAGTACTGGCACATCGGCGCGATCACGATGCGGTTGTCCAGCGTAAGCTTGCGCACTTGCAGCGGGGTGAACAATTGAGATTGGGGCATATCGATTCCTTGAGATTAGCGCAGCAAATTCACTTTGGCCAGGTCGATCAGTTCACCGGCGCGGCCGTCAAGCACCGCCTTCATCATGAACAGCCCGAACTGGCCGGCCTCTTCCACCGTGGTGGTCGGCGGCATGATCAATTCCTGGCGCGGGGTGACCACGTCCAGCAGCACCGGGCCGTTGTGGGCCAGCGCGGCAGCGATGGCGCTTTCGAGCTGCCGCGGGTCCTCCACGCGGATGCCCTTGACGCCCATCGCCTCGGCCATGGCGGCGAAATTGGGATTTTTCAGATCGCAACCGACGTCCGGGTAGCCGTGGGCTTTCATTTCCATTTCCACGAAGCCCAGCGTGCCGTTATTGAGCACGACGATTTTTACCGGCAGGTCCAGTTGCAGCAGCGTGAGGAATTCGCCCATCATCATCGCAAAACCGCCGTCGCCCGAGAATGAAATCACCTGGCGGTCCGGGTGCGATACCTGCGCGCCGATCGCATGCAGCATGGCGTTGGCCATCGAGCCGTGGTTGAACGAGCCGACCAGGCGGCGCTTGCCGTTCAGTTTCAGGTAGCGCGCGGTCCAGGCGATCGGCGTGCCGACATCGCAGGTGAAGATGGCGTCATCATGCGCCAGTTCGCTGACGATGCGGGTGACCGCTTGCGGATGAATGTGGCGGGTGCCGTCATCGAGCGCGGCCAGCTGGTCGAGGTCCTTGCGGGCGGCAATGTAGTCTTGCCGGGCGCTGGCCAGGAAGCTGTCGTCGGTTTTGGCCTCGAGCAGGGGCAGCAGCGCGGTCAAGGTCTCCCTGACGCCGCCCAGCAGGCCCATCGTGAGCGGGCAGCGGTTGCCCAGCGCCTCGGGCCGCACGTCGATTTGCACGATGCGCGCATGCTCGGGGAAGAACTGGCGGTACGGGAAGTCCGCCCCCAGCACCACCAGCGTATCGCAACCTTTCATGGCCTTGTAGCCGGACGCAAAACCCACCAGGCCGGTCATGCCCACGTCGTAAGGATTGTCGTATTCGATGTGTTCCTTGCCGCGCAGCGTGTGGACAATGGGTGCTTGCAGCGTGCGCGCCAGTTCGATCACCTGCGCATGGGCGCTTGCACAACCGGCACCGCAGAACAGGGCCACGCGCTCGGATTCGTTGAGGATGGTGGCCAGTTGCGCCACGTCGGCGGGCGGCGGCAGGATCGCCGGCGCGGTGGGCAGCAGCCATGGTGGCGGCTCGGCATGCAGGCGCTGGGTGGCGATATCGCCGGGGATGACCACCACGGCCACGCCGCGCTTGGCTACCGCGATGCGCATGGCGCGGTGCAAAATCTGCGGCAGCTGCGCCGGATGGGACACCAGCTCGACGTAATGGCTGCACTCCCGGAACAGGCTTTCGGGGTGGGTGGACTGGAAATAGTCGATCCCGATTTCCGCGCTCGGGATATGGGCGGCAATCGCCAGCACCGGCACGCCACTGCGCTGGCAGTCGAACAGGCCGTTGATCAGGTGCAGGTTGCCGGGCCCGCAGCTGCCTGCGCACACGGCCAGTTCGCCGGTCAGATGGGCTTCGGCGCCGGCCGCAAAGGCGGCGCCTTCTTCGTGGCGCATGTGCACCCAGTCGATCTTGTCCTGCCGGCGCAGCGAGTCGGTCAGGCCGTTGAGCGAATCGCCCACCACGCCATAGATACGCTTGACACCCGCCTGGGCCAGCGTGCCTGCCAGGTAATCCGCTGCGGTACCGCTCATGGCTGTCTCTCCTCGGTGAACATTCAGAATGAAACGAGTGTAGCGGAGCGTTGCGGCGTTTCGCCTCTCCTATAGTGGAGGCGTGCCATCCGGCACACTGATCGTTTTCGCCAACTGCACGCGACCGTTGATCCATGCGTGGACACGGCTGCGTACCTGCGCAGCGATGCGCACCGGAAAGCGGATGAAACCATGCGGCGCCTCGGGCACCACGTGGCATTCGACGTCTGTCACGGCGCTCCAGCGCGCCGCCATCAGGGCGGTATCGTCAAGCAGTGGATCGCGCTCGCCGGCAAACATGATTGCCGGCGGCAGGCCGGCCAGGTCGCCATACAGGGGCGAAGCCGGCGCGGCGCGGCGCTGGTCGTCGGTCAGACCGGGCGTGATCAGGCGCAGCGACGCAGCCATCGAGGGGCCGTGCAGCACCAGCGTCTCGGCGCCCGCCGCGTGCACGCTGGGCGTACCGGCCAGGTCATACACGCCGTAGTACAAGATGGCGCCATCGATACGGCGCAGCAGCGCCGGCCAGCGCTGCAATTGCAGCAGCGTGGCTGCCGCCAGGTGGCCGCCGGCCGATTCGCCAAGCATATACACCGGTAGCCCGTCATATTCCGGCAGCCCGCCATCGAGCAGCCAGCGTGCGGCCGCCAGGCAATCGTCCATGATGGCCGCCAGCGGCGTGTTGGTCGCCAGCCGGTAATCGACCGACACCACCGCCACATCGCACGCCGCGATCAGTTCGGCGTTAAGCTGGTCGTTCATCTGCGCATTGCCGATCGCCCAGCCGCCGCCGTGAAAATCCAGTATCACCGCGCGCGGCGGCCTGTTTCCTCGCAATACCCGCACCGGCACCCGCAGTCCATCGGCCTGCGCCATGAGCTGCGAAATACGCGCGCCGGACCGTATCGTGCGCACATCGGGCACGCACTGGGACAGCCGCAACAGCGACTGGATCACGAACGGCATCACGCGGTTGCTGATCTTGAAACGCGGCGCCCATGCCAGCTTGCGGTTGAAGCTGCGCATTTGCTCGAGCGCCCCGGGTTCAACCACCAGCGCGAACGTCATCGTGCGCGGTCTTCTTTGCGGATGGCGGCAGCGAGTATGCGCTCGACCACCGGGCGCGGCACCTTGCGCACCAGCAGAAAGGCGGCGGCGCTGCGCTGGCCATACGTACGGGCCCATTCCAGGCCCTGGCGGACGATCGATGCCTGGCGGGCATCGGTACGGGGGAGTTGTTTGGTATCCATCGTGCCACTATCGCACAAAGCGCTGCACCGCACAGTACGGCGGCGAACGGTGCGGACCATGTTCCACGGTACACTGCGTTGCTCTATAGCCAGGAAAGAATCGATGTTACCGACGTTACGATGGATATTACCGTTGCTGGCCTGCTCGGCGCTGGGCGGCTGCGCCCTCACCCGCGTCTCCGACGCCACCCTGGCCGAAGAAGTGGAAAAGCTGCACGCGGTCGGCCTGACCATGGACGCGGCCAGAAAAGTGGCCACGGAACAGGGTTTCGAATGCAGCCGGTACATCGACCGGGACGTGTCGGTATCGACCAACGATGGCGTGCGCAAGACCGACGTGCTCGAGTGCAGCAAAAAGTCACTTGAACTGGTCTGCCCGCAACGCCGCTACGTGGTATTCAACATCGACCCCGCCACCGGCCTGGTACGCGCCGTGGGCAAGCGGTTTACCCAGAATTCGTGCTTTTGATGCACGCGTGATATTCTGCGCGCCACCGCATAGCCGAGAGATACCATGAGCACGCCTGATCTGCCCTTCCGGGCCACCACCGCCGAAGCCTGCGCCTGGCTCGAACAACAGACCGGCACGCCGTGGACCCTGGCGCGCATACTCGACAGCGCCTTGATCCCGGTGGTCTGGCTCGACTACGATGCCGCTTATCCCGACCTGTTCGGCGATGCCAATGGCGGCTATGCCGCGCCGATTTATTTTGCAGACGATGTCGCCCGCCTGGCCGCCGGCAGTGCGGACATTTTGATCACCATGACCAAGGACGCCTACAAGCTGCCGGTGCGGCTGCCGGCGCCAGGCTTTACGCGGTCGCTCGACCAGCTGCGCTTTCAAAAGCGCGACCTGGAACGGCTGGTGGGCAAGCTGAAACAGGAAGTGCAGGCGGCACAGGAGGAAAAGCAGAAACTCGCCACGACCGAAACCCAGGCAGGCATCAGCAAGGCCGAAGTGCTGCACGCGTTTGGCGCGCTGGTGAAATTGAACCTGGACCAGGCGCTCGACGAAGCGATCGGCATTTTTGGCGACGATGGCGCCCGCGTCAAGGCAAGCGCCAAAAAATCGAAGCGCAACGCGGTGTGGAATCCGGTCACGCTGGCCCTGGGCCTGCACGATGTGTACCGCGCACCGATCGGCCCCTTGAAGCGGGCCTTCACATCGCACGATTTCCTGCACGCGTGGCGGGGCAACTGGGAAGAATCGCTGCGCTTGCTGGGGAAATAAACTCAGGCGGCGGTGGCCTTGGCCAGCTTCTGGATGCGGCGCGGCTTGTCGTTGATGATCTGGTGCCGCTTGTGGTCGGTCATTTTCTTCCACGACCGCGCCTCGTCCAGCGTGCGCAGGCATTCCCCGCAATAGCCGGTGCGGCCTTCGAATTCGCACACGCCGGTGCAGGGAGATTTGACTGCCATGAATACCTATGAAAATAAGAAGGCCGACAACAGGTCGGCCTTCAATACGCTGACATTCGCTATTTTACCAGTACGGCCTAGCTGGCAACGCCCATGAACGGAATCACACCGCACACCAGCGCCGCCACCAGCATCACCAGCGACGCCGAGATGGCCCACAGCAAGGTATAGCGCTGGTGATCGCCGAACTCCACCTTCGCCATGCCCACCAGCAGGTAGGTCGAGGCCACCAGCGGGCTGAGCAAGTGCACCGGCTGGCCGATGATCGAAGCGCGGCCGATTTCGGCGCCGGTGATGCCGTACACGGCAGCGGCCTTGGCCAGGATCGGCACGATGCCGAAGTAAAACGCGTCGTTCGAGATGAAGAACGTGAACGGAATGCTGAGCAGGCCGGTGACGATGGCCAGGTGCGGGCCCATCCACTCGGGAATTGCATAGATCACGCTGGCGGCAATCGCATCGACCATCTTGGTGCCTTGCAGGATGCCGACGAAAATACCGGCCGCGAAGATCAGCGACACCACCGGCAGCACATTGCCGGCATGGGCGGCGATGCGCTCCTTTTGCTCTTCCATGTTCGGGTAGTTGATCATGATGGCAATCGCAAACGCGATCATGAACAGCACCGGCAGCGGCAGCACGGCCAGCACCAGCATTACCATCAGCGCCAGGGTCAGCCCAAAATTCACCCAGATCAGCTTGGGACGCGCGGTCTTCGGATCGCCGACCTTGATGTCGTCGCAGTTCTCGACTTCCGGCGGGCAGTTCAGGTGCACGACCTTGCGGTCGGCGCCGGCGCGGCGGCCCACGAAACGGGCGCCGTCGCTGTGACCGAACTGGGTGGCGCCAGCGGCCGGCGTGTAACCGCTCATGGCGGCGTTCACCTGGCGCGGCTGTTCGAAACCGGCGTAAGCCTTTTGCGGAACCAGCGCGGCGTCCAGCTCTTCCTGGGCCGCCTGGGCGGCCTTGGCCGCTTTCGATTGCAGCGGCTGCAACTCCACCACGCCAAGACGCTTGCGTTCCTTGCGGCCCAGCATATAGGCCACGAACAGCACCCAGCATACGCCGGCGATCATGGCCGGGATCATCGGCACGAAGATGTGGCCGACGTCTACGCCCAGGGCGCTGGCAGCGCGAGCGGTCGGCCCTCCCCATGGCAGGATGTTGAACACGCCGCCAGCCAGCATGATCACGCAGGCCATCACCAGGCGGCTCATGCCGAGGCGCTGGTACAGCGGCAGCATGGCCGAGACGGTGATCATGTAGGTGGTGGCGCCGTCGCCGTCGAGCGAGACGATCATCGTCAGCGCGGCCGTGCCGACCACGATTTTCATCGGGTCGCCCTTGACCAGCTTGAGGATCAGCTTGACGACCGGATCGAACAGGCCCGCATCGATCATGACGCCGAAGTACAGGATGGCAAACATCAGCATGACGCCGGTCGGCGCCAGTTGCTTGATCCCGGCCAGCATCATCGGGCCGAGCTCGGGGGCAAAGCCGCCGATCACGCCAAAGATGATCGGCACCAGGATCAGCGCGACCAGCGCCGGCAGGCGCTTGGTCATGATCAAGAACATAAACACCACGACCATCGAATAAGCAAGCACGGTCAACATTTGATTTCCTCCAGGCATTTCGTCTCCGGCAACCACACCGGGGTTATAGTTTTCTCGCATATGTAACATCAGCGACGTGAATACTATAAGTGCCTGAAGCTTTCAATTCACTTTCAGTGCAGCGCAATCAGCGCGTTTGGCGCTTGCTGCGGCGCTGCCAGAACGGCGCGTCCGGCCACCGCTGCTCGGCCGCGTAATAGCCTTGGCGCATGTGCAGATAGGTTTCGAAGTTGTCGAACAGCGAGCGGTTGTATTGGCGGGCCATGCTGGTGTCGCCCAGCAGGGTCGCTTCGGCCACCCGCGCAGCGTGGATGCCGGCGCTCACCGCCTGGCCGATGCCCATCGATGAAATCGGATCGAAACACACGGCCGCATCGCCGGCGGCGGTCCAGTTCTCGCTGTCGGGCAGCGAAGCCACGCGGCTGTGGATGGCGTAGTGGCGCATGGCTGCCGGCGCCGGTAGGCGCGCCATGATCCGGCCCACGTGCGGCGTTGCCAGTCCCTGTGCGCGCCAGTTGTCTGCCTCGTTGAGCGCGAGGCGCTTGAGGATGTCGGTGTCGGTGATGAAGGCTACCGCCACCTTGTCGCCCGGCAGTGGCGTGACGTAATACCAGCCGTGTTCCGTGGTTTCCACCAGCGTCTGTTGCGGCAGGAACGTGGGGGCGCCCAGGTCGTAGTAGCCGTACAGCGCCACCAGGCCATCCTCGGTATGCACGGGGCGCCCGCGCTTTTTGACCACCAGCGCACTCTTGCCGCTGCAATCGACCAGGTAGCGCGCCGACAGGTCGAGCGCCTTGCCGCCGACCAGCA
This is a stretch of genomic DNA from Duganella zoogloeoides. It encodes these proteins:
- a CDS encoding CitMHS family transporter, yielding MLTVLAYSMVVVFMFLIMTKRLPALVALILVPIIFGVIGGFAPELGPMMLAGIKQLAPTGVMLMFAILYFGVMIDAGLFDPVVKLILKLVKGDPMKIVVGTAALTMIVSLDGDGATTYMITVSAMLPLYQRLGMSRLVMACVIMLAGGVFNILPWGGPTARAASALGVDVGHIFVPMIPAMIAGVCWVLFVAYMLGRKERKRLGVVELQPLQSKAAKAAQAAQEELDAALVPQKAYAGFEQPRQVNAAMSGYTPAAGATQFGHSDGARFVGRRAGADRKVVHLNCPPEVENCDDIKVGDPKTARPKLIWVNFGLTLALMVMLVLAVLPLPVLFMIAFAIAIMINYPNMEEQKERIAAHAGNVLPVVSLIFAAGIFVGILQGTKMVDAIAASVIYAIPEWMGPHLAIVTGLLSIPFTFFISNDAFYFGIVPILAKAAAVYGITGAEIGRASIIGQPVHLLSPLVASTYLLVGMAKVEFGDHQRYTLLWAISASLVMLVAALVCGVIPFMGVAS
- the poxB gene encoding ubiquinone-dependent pyruvate dehydrogenase, whose protein sequence is MSGTAADYLAGTLAQAGVKRIYGVVGDSLNGLTDSLRRQDKIDWVHMRHEEGAAFAAGAEAHLTGELAVCAGSCGPGNLHLINGLFDCQRSGVPVLAIAAHIPSAEIGIDYFQSTHPESLFRECSHYVELVSHPAQLPQILHRAMRIAVAKRGVAVVVIPGDIATQRLHAEPPPWLLPTAPAILPPPADVAQLATILNESERVALFCGAGCASAHAQVIELARTLQAPIVHTLRGKEHIEYDNPYDVGMTGLVGFASGYKAMKGCDTLVVLGADFPYRQFFPEHARIVQIDVRPEALGNRCPLTMGLLGGVRETLTALLPLLEAKTDDSFLASARQDYIAARKDLDQLAALDDGTRHIHPQAVTRIVSELAHDDAIFTCDVGTPIAWTARYLKLNGKRRLVGSFNHGSMANAMLHAIGAQVSHPDRQVISFSGDGGFAMMMGEFLTLLQLDLPVKIVVLNNGTLGFVEMEMKAHGYPDVGCDLKNPNFAAMAEAMGVKGIRVEDPRQLESAIAAALAHNGPVLLDVVTPRQELIMPPTTTVEEAGQFGLFMMKAVLDGRAGELIDLAKVNLLR
- a CDS encoding alpha/beta hydrolase yields the protein MTFALVVEPGALEQMRSFNRKLAWAPRFKISNRVMPFVIQSLLRLSQCVPDVRTIRSGARISQLMAQADGLRVPVRVLRGNRPPRAVILDFHGGGWAIGNAQMNDQLNAELIAACDVAVVSVDYRLATNTPLAAIMDDCLAAARWLLDGGLPEYDGLPVYMLGESAGGHLAAATLLQLQRWPALLRRIDGAILYYGVYDLAGTPSVHAAGAETLVLHGPSMAASLRLITPGLTDDQRRAAPASPLYGDLAGLPPAIMFAGERDPLLDDTALMAARWSAVTDVECHVVPEAPHGFIRFPVRIAAQVRSRVHAWINGRVQLAKTISVPDGTPPL
- a CDS encoding tryptophan 7-halogenase, giving the protein MDAPLDYDVVVIGGGAAGTAAALALSRYTRLRVALVERRLFEDFRAGESVSASLLSLLDYLGVPRAALAGAQLPTYSHAAAWGSGALVMRETIFSSQGNTLQLDRRRYDTILLDQAARAGVALYRPAEVVQLAHGEAWRLQLLVGGKALDLSARYLVDCSGKSALVVKKRGRPVHTEDGLVALYGYYDLGAPTFLPQQTLVETTEHGWYYVTPLPGDKVAVAFITDTDILKRLALNEADNWRAQGLATPHVGRIMARLPAPAAMRHYAIHSRVASLPDSENWTAAGDAAVCFDPISSMGIGQAVSAGIHAARVAEATLLGDTSMARQYNRSLFDNFETYLHMRQGYYAAEQRWPDAPFWQRRSKRQTR
- a CDS encoding sugar porter family MFS transporter; the encoded protein is MMHGIEQPVAGSTTTAPPPASTTTLWLAAAVSALGGLLFGYDWVVIGGAKPFYEAWFQLVSPAQQAWAVSCALVGCLVGAIGSGWISDRLGRRRGLLIAAVIFAVSSVGTGWAGSFDGFIAWRMIGGVAIGLAAGLSPVYIAEIAPAAIRGRMVCLNQIAIVLGILGAQIVNLLIAEPVPAGATAAQLAASWNGATGWRWMFAAAAVPAVAFLLGCLLIPESPRWLAGRGRNDDALAALHKLGGADYARGAMHDIRTALGASRGRSLQQVLAEPRFARVLVIGVVLAVLQQWCGINVIFNYAQEIFASAGYAVSDMLFNIVITGVVNCVFALVALATVERWGRRRLMLLGCAGLFVIYLALGACYLAGWQGWPMLLLVVTAIAVYSMTLAPVTWVALSEIFPQEVRGACMAVATTALWAACFLLTYTFPLINAAMGTGMTFWLYAGICLAGFVFVLRKLPETRGKSLEQIEQGWR
- a CDS encoding NADH:flavin oxidoreductase/NADH oxidase, whose protein sequence is MPQSQLFTPLQVRKLTLDNRIVIAPMCQYSAVDGCMTDWHQMHLGQLAQSGAALLTIEATAVLPEGRISYGDVGLYDDATQAAMGRVIDSIRHWSAMPVAVQLNHAGRKASTQKPWDGGAQIAPGQPDGWATVAPSAVAFHDDYVAPAALDHAGLRRIRDGFAAAARRAADLGIDVIQIHAAHGYLLHQFLSPLSNLRTDEYGGALDNRARFPLEVFDAVRAAFPPDRAVSVRISATDWVPGGFTVEEAQAVSKMFEDHGADAIHVSSGGLHRDQDIPVGPGYQVPLARAIKNVVQIPVVAVGLITEPLHAEAIVANGDADLVALARTILYDPRWPWHAAAALGAQVHAASQYLRCQPSQYKQLFRSDR
- a CDS encoding DUF1289 domain-containing protein, which translates into the protein MAVKSPCTGVCEFEGRTGYCGECLRTLDEARSWKKMTDHKRHQIINDKPRRIQKLAKATAA
- a CDS encoding family 43 glycosylhydrolase, which produces MRYPISRSTTSPRWLPGLLLALAVGGTAGTGPVMAATADTPVAAAATATAVAAAAANRTIRNGDFWRDTSGAPIYSQGGGVLKVGDKYYWYGVKYEEAVGYIATRKPDGSATRFNAVTAYSSTDLVNWTSEGEVIKVAAPGKIFERDAWLGRLGVVYHQRTKKYVLITQYGSKSAGNGVLFATSDTPTGPFKYDNLQTQVANVNGAATGDQTVFIDDDGQPYLIFSNSGERRHLYVAPLRASDFLQVGPAKLVHQAPAGGREGNAMFKHNGLYYFCSSELHGWNASRSYYMTSTSIDGPYTPERLIKGTENDFSHVSQNGFFIAVAGGKQGMVLFAGDRWSNYAGNGNGYNIWVPLTFKGTAPVFNSLSEFSLDARRGTWQVGKGNNYVLNPGFEADRVAQTGVTGWVVSWTNLKGPSPTVNVLDSRTGRWALTLAHDQHTMGSAVQNVTLPNGRYTLKAWIKGSGGQKVARLYAYGHGGPEAAITLETARTAWTEVSVPNVDVKNGSVQIGLYSEGSDGQWLKVDDVSLVAEQ